From Leptolyngbya iicbica LK, a single genomic window includes:
- a CDS encoding integrase yields MAHPLDSHLDQVNARFKAARLGLKVERRGDMLALRGTLPPRPGSDRSRPYQQRIPLKLPANKAALKQAEQEAKVIAARLIEGTFDWRHYLVQSGPMLGSDDLADKIAAFEQHYLAEAQADPDKHPASVQATWSKAYAPYLRKLQSLSDRRANLSLPEAIVATVQETRANSRSRQVCCTALEAFAQFLALELPVELKTLWGKYGSSRTQRRDLPTDDQIVEWFHRIPNPAWQFVYGVMAVYGLRNHEVFFSDYQALQSGDAEAAIEVLDTTKTGAHDVWPFPPAWIAEFDLRTVCLPNLETDLRHTTLQRIGQQVTLQFQRYSIPFSPYDLRHAWAVRTILLGVPDTVAARMMGHSVAIHNRTYHRWITRRDQQQAVRTALNI; encoded by the coding sequence ATGGCTCATCCTTTGGATTCCCATCTCGATCAGGTGAATGCTCGGTTCAAGGCCGCTCGGCTCGGGCTCAAAGTCGAGCGGCGCGGCGATATGCTGGCGTTGCGCGGCACGTTGCCGCCTCGACCAGGCAGCGATCGCAGCCGCCCTTATCAACAGCGCATTCCCCTCAAGCTGCCCGCGAATAAAGCCGCGTTGAAACAGGCCGAACAGGAAGCCAAGGTCATTGCAGCCAGGCTGATTGAAGGCACCTTTGACTGGCGACATTATTTGGTACAGTCTGGCCCAATGCTCGGGTCTGATGACTTGGCGGACAAAATCGCGGCCTTTGAGCAGCATTATCTAGCTGAGGCCCAAGCCGACCCCGACAAGCATCCCGCCTCAGTGCAGGCGACGTGGAGCAAAGCCTATGCTCCTTACCTGCGAAAGTTGCAGTCGCTCAGCGATCGCCGGGCAAATCTGAGCTTGCCGGAGGCGATCGTCGCAACGGTGCAAGAAACGCGGGCCAATTCTCGCAGTCGGCAGGTCTGTTGCACCGCGCTGGAAGCATTTGCCCAATTCCTCGCGCTAGAGTTGCCCGTTGAGCTGAAAACACTGTGGGGCAAATACGGCAGTAGTCGCACCCAACGGCGCGATTTGCCTACTGATGACCAAATTGTGGAATGGTTTCATCGCATTCCGAATCCGGCGTGGCAGTTTGTTTACGGCGTGATGGCCGTGTACGGTCTGCGTAATCACGAGGTGTTTTTCAGTGATTATCAGGCGTTGCAGTCGGGGGATGCCGAAGCGGCGATCGAAGTGCTTGATACCACTAAAACCGGGGCGCATGACGTTTGGCCGTTTCCCCCCGCGTGGATTGCCGAATTTGACCTCCGGACAGTCTGCCTGCCGAACTTGGAGACTGACTTGCGGCACACGACCTTACAACGCATTGGCCAGCAAGTGACCCTTCAATTCCAGCGTTACAGCATTCCCTTTTCCCCTTATGACTTGCGCCATGCTTGGGCAGTCCGCACCATTTTGCTAGGGGTGCCCGACACAGTCGCGGCG
- a CDS encoding NmrA family NAD(P)-binding protein yields MKLLVVGATGTLGRQIVRRALDEGHEVQCLVRSFQRGAFLREWGAQLLRGNLCAPQTLPPALEGVEAVIDAATARPTDAIDQVDWDGKVNLIKAAKAAGVNRYVFISILGAEKYPDVPLMNIKHCTEKFLAESGLDYTILKPCGFLQGLIGQYAIPILEKQGIWVMNGAAPIAYMNTQDIARFAIAALDNPDTVKRSFPLAGSRAWDSNEIIRLCERLTGQDARVSRMPLGLLRTVKKILTYFQWGWNVADRLAFTEVVVGSEAIIAPMDEVYETFHIDSGEITTVEEYLGEYFSRIMKKLRELDYDREKASKKKLPF; encoded by the coding sequence ATGAAACTTTTGGTCGTCGGTGCCACTGGCACGCTGGGCAGACAGATTGTGCGCCGAGCGCTGGATGAAGGGCATGAGGTGCAGTGCTTGGTTCGCAGCTTTCAGCGCGGCGCTTTTTTGCGAGAGTGGGGGGCTCAGCTGCTGCGCGGCAATCTTTGTGCGCCTCAGACGCTACCTCCAGCCTTAGAAGGGGTGGAGGCCGTCATTGACGCGGCTACAGCACGGCCTACGGATGCGATCGACCAAGTGGATTGGGATGGCAAAGTCAATTTGATCAAGGCGGCCAAAGCAGCGGGGGTGAATCGCTACGTCTTCATTTCCATCCTGGGGGCTGAGAAGTACCCTGACGTGCCGTTGATGAATATCAAGCACTGCACGGAGAAATTCTTGGCAGAGTCGGGCCTCGATTACACCATTCTGAAGCCCTGCGGCTTTTTACAGGGGTTGATCGGCCAATACGCCATTCCCATTCTGGAGAAGCAGGGCATTTGGGTGATGAACGGAGCGGCCCCCATTGCCTACATGAACACCCAGGATATTGCCCGATTTGCGATCGCCGCGCTGGATAATCCCGACACGGTGAAGCGCAGCTTTCCTTTGGCGGGCAGTCGCGCCTGGGACTCGAACGAAATTATTCGACTGTGCGAGCGCTTGACTGGGCAAGATGCGCGCGTCTCTCGCATGCCACTGGGGCTATTGCGTACGGTCAAAAAAATTCTGACTTATTTTCAATGGGGTTGGAATGTCGCTGATCGCCTCGCCTTTACCGAAGTGGTCGTCGGGTCGGAGGCGATTATTGCGCCGATGGACGAGGTTTACGAAACTTTTCACATTGACTCCGGTGAAATTACCACCGTCGAAGAGTACCTGGGCGAATACTTCAGCCGCATTATGAAGAAGCTCCGCGAACTCGACTACGATCGCGAAAAAGCCAGCAAGAAGAAACTGCCCTTCTAG
- the petM gene encoding cytochrome b6-f complex subunit PetM → MGGEIFSTGILLFVLTLVGLGLGFVMLKLQGGEE, encoded by the coding sequence ATGGGCGGCGAAATTTTTAGTACGGGTATTCTACTCTTTGTTTTGACCTTGGTGGGTCTGGGCTTAGGCTTTGTCATGCTGAAGCTGCAGGGCGGTGAAGAGTAG